A genomic segment from Neobacillus sp. YX16 encodes:
- a CDS encoding cupredoxin domain-containing protein — MKKFGLLLLIMGAILFGLAACGGAKEEAAPKEEAKTADASTSATDAEEFTITAKNWEFASDKELTIKKGSKVKINLVNEEGMHTISNEDLGIELKADTPSVFTADKTGEYELICSTICGATDDHEAMKISLKVID; from the coding sequence ATGAAGAAGTTCGGCTTATTATTATTAATAATGGGGGCAATCCTATTTGGCTTAGCAGCTTGTGGAGGAGCAAAGGAAGAAGCAGCTCCTAAAGAAGAGGCAAAAACAGCAGATGCATCAACAAGTGCCACAGATGCTGAGGAATTCACAATCACTGCAAAGAACTGGGAATTTGCTTCTGATAAAGAATTGACGATCAAAAAAGGGTCGAAGGTTAAAATTAATTTAGTAAACGAAGAGGGAATGCATACAATTAGCAATGAGGATTTAGGAATTGAACTCAAAGCTGACACTCCTTCTGTTTTTACTGCTGATAAAACAGGGGAATATGAATTAATTTGTTCTACTATTTGTGGTGCTACTGATGACCATGAAGCAATGAAAATCTCACTAAAAGTTATAGACTAA
- a CDS encoding YrzI family small protein — protein sequence MTLNILFFTIIIKPRKVTLDEAIHREMVEKRMQENLDRYFHMMGRY from the coding sequence ATGACCTTAAATATTCTCTTTTTCACCATAATCATAAAACCCCGTAAAGTTACATTAGATGAAGCAATTCATAGAGAAATGGTTGAAAAACGTATGCAGGAGAATTTGGATCGTTATTTTCACATGATGGGCAGGTATTAA
- a CDS encoding PadR family transcriptional regulator — translation MKRRRGFVQVAILHLLNEESMHGYQIMKGLGERSNGAYSASAGTVYPALQELVDQNLIELDTESDKKTYSINENGKKRLEEKRVEGDFWIEWKERMMWRKSEESVQLRAAMDRWEAEFRKAMKQARGNPESVFELIAFIDEMTDRLKKKSTK, via the coding sequence ATGAAAAGACGGAGAGGATTTGTTCAAGTAGCTATTCTGCATTTGTTAAATGAAGAATCCATGCATGGGTATCAAATCATGAAGGGGCTGGGAGAACGGTCAAATGGTGCTTATTCAGCCAGTGCTGGAACGGTATATCCTGCACTTCAAGAATTAGTAGATCAAAATTTAATTGAACTAGATACTGAATCGGATAAAAAGACCTATTCGATCAATGAGAATGGCAAAAAACGATTAGAGGAAAAACGTGTGGAAGGCGATTTTTGGATTGAGTGGAAAGAGAGAATGATGTGGAGGAAGTCAGAGGAGTCTGTTCAATTAAGGGCGGCAATGGATCGGTGGGAAGCAGAATTTCGAAAAGCGATGAAACAAGCACGAGGGAATCCAGAAAGTGTATTTGAATTAATCGCCTTTATCGATGAAATGACCGATCGTTTGAAAAAGAAAAGCACGAAGTAA
- a CDS encoding peptide ABC transporter substrate-binding protein, whose protein sequence is MKKKFAWLLALSLVLSMFLAACSGNKETADDDKKPAEDAPEVEQVLNFINGDTIPSMDPGMVTDEYGIQFTAAIMEGLYRLDESGKPVEGMATKHEVSDDGKTWTFTLREDAKWSNGEPVTANDFVFSWRRAVDPNQGSEYGPYMMGGVIKNATAVNKGEVPVDQLGVKADGDFKLVVELENPTPYFESLTTFPTFFPLNEKFVTEKGDTYATSADTLLANGPFKFASWTSTANEWELVKNETYWDAKTVKLEKMTYVVVKEAQTGVDLYEKGEVDRAGLSSDLVDTYSTHDDYTVQPDNSVFYIKMNQTKNPALKNVNVRKAISRAFDKQALVDEILNNGSIVANGLVPKDFFPTADGKDFREVSGDLVKFDVKEAQKFWETAKTELGTDTVEIEFLGGDNDVSKMMNQYLANQLSTNLPGLKVTLKEVPFEQRLELDTAMDYDMQFAGWGPDFLDPYTFMNLWLTGGGNNQMGYSNPEYDKLINDTATTLALDPEARIDNFLKAEKVLFEDAAIAPVYQRAGALLVSPKVQGVFTNLFGATYEYKWASVGAEE, encoded by the coding sequence ATGAAGAAAAAATTTGCATGGCTTTTAGCCCTAAGCCTAGTACTTAGCATGTTTTTAGCGGCTTGCTCAGGCAACAAGGAAACAGCTGATGATGATAAAAAGCCAGCTGAAGATGCGCCAGAAGTAGAACAAGTGTTAAACTTTATTAATGGTGACACGATCCCTTCTATGGACCCTGGTATGGTAACTGATGAATACGGTATCCAATTCACGGCTGCTATTATGGAAGGTTTATACCGTCTTGACGAAAGCGGAAAGCCTGTTGAAGGTATGGCTACTAAGCACGAAGTAAGTGATGATGGTAAAACTTGGACTTTCACATTACGTGAAGATGCAAAATGGTCAAATGGTGAACCTGTAACTGCAAACGACTTCGTATTTTCTTGGCGTCGTGCAGTAGACCCAAATCAAGGATCTGAATATGGTCCATACATGATGGGCGGCGTTATCAAAAACGCAACTGCTGTTAACAAAGGTGAAGTTCCTGTAGATCAATTAGGTGTTAAAGCTGATGGCGATTTCAAACTAGTTGTTGAACTTGAAAACCCAACTCCATATTTTGAATCATTAACAACTTTCCCAACTTTCTTCCCATTAAATGAGAAGTTTGTTACGGAAAAAGGTGACACATATGCAACTAGCGCTGATACATTATTAGCTAACGGACCATTTAAGTTCGCTTCTTGGACTAGTACTGCTAATGAGTGGGAATTAGTTAAGAACGAAACTTACTGGGATGCGAAAACTGTAAAATTAGAAAAAATGACTTATGTTGTAGTAAAAGAAGCACAAACTGGTGTTGACTTATATGAAAAAGGTGAAGTTGACCGTGCTGGTTTATCATCTGACCTAGTTGATACATACTCAACTCATGATGATTACACAGTACAACCAGATAACTCCGTATTCTATATTAAGATGAACCAAACTAAAAACCCAGCTCTTAAGAACGTAAACGTACGTAAAGCAATCTCTAGAGCATTTGATAAGCAAGCATTAGTAGATGAAATCTTAAACAACGGTTCTATCGTTGCTAACGGTTTAGTACCAAAGGATTTCTTCCCAACTGCTGACGGTAAAGACTTCCGCGAAGTTAGTGGAGACCTTGTGAAATTTGACGTTAAAGAAGCACAAAAGTTCTGGGAAACAGCTAAAACTGAACTAGGAACTGATACAGTTGAAATCGAATTCCTTGGCGGCGACAACGATGTTTCTAAGATGATGAACCAATACCTTGCTAACCAATTGTCTACTAACCTGCCTGGTTTAAAAGTTACTTTAAAAGAAGTACCATTTGAACAACGTCTAGAATTAGACACAGCTATGGATTATGACATGCAGTTTGCTGGATGGGGACCTGACTTCCTTGATCCATATACCTTCATGAATCTTTGGTTAACTGGTGGCGGAAACAATCAAATGGGCTACTCTAACCCAGAATATGATAAGTTAATAAATGATACTGCAACAACTTTAGCTTTAGATCCAGAAGCACGTATTGACAACTTCTTAAAAGCAGAAAAAGTTTTATTTGAAGATGCAGCTATCGCTCCTGTATATCAAAGAGCTGGTGCTCTACTAGTTTCTCCAAAAGTACAAGGTGTGTTTACAAATCTATTCGGAGCAACTTACGAATACAAGTGGGCTAGCGTTGGTGCTGAAGAATAA
- a CDS encoding VOC family protein, with product MEIQKVGQIAVPVKNLDQAVQFYKEKLGLPHLFSSNGLAFFDCHGLRLLLSVPEKEEFAHSSSIIYFQVENIHAAYEELLRKEVTFIDEPHLIAKMGQTETWMAFFKDSEDNTHALMSEFDV from the coding sequence ATGGAAATTCAAAAAGTTGGACAAATTGCGGTACCTGTTAAGAATCTGGATCAAGCGGTACAGTTTTATAAAGAAAAACTTGGACTTCCTCATTTATTTTCCTCAAACGGATTAGCATTCTTCGACTGCCACGGTTTGCGTCTTTTGCTAAGTGTACCTGAAAAAGAGGAATTCGCTCATTCCAGTTCCATTATCTACTTTCAAGTTGAAAATATTCATGCAGCTTATGAAGAATTGTTACGTAAGGAAGTTACATTTATCGACGAACCACACCTTATTGCAAAAATGGGACAAACAGAAACATGGATGGCCTTTTTTAAGGACAGTGAAGATAATACGCATGCATTAATGAGTGAATTTGACGTATAG
- a CDS encoding ABC transporter ATP-binding protein — MNKVRGPRGLSGPVVKAKDWKGTIKRIWLYMEKQKTALIASIIFVIVSTLLGLLGPYMIGVIIDKYIIPKDIAGTLRFLVFLTAVYSATALFTWLQSFMMVRVSIQTIRNLRQDLFNKFQTLSLRFFDKRTHGDLMSRVTNDIDSLNSALSQSIIQIFSSILMLIGVAIAMFSLNWVLAIVALLIIPLIIFTTKKLITYSSSHFIKRQRDLGELNGFIEETISGNEVITLFGKEGKMNQQFSAVNERLRQSAMDADTVSGYLGPVNNFINNLGLCLIIAIGALMTVQELASVGIIAAFVTYSRQFFRPIAQLSNLLNMFQSAIAGAERVFEIMDETPDLVDKENAIIVDSFKGEVEFSHVHFGYEQEVPILKNIDFRVKSGEKIALVGPTGSGKTTIINLLMRFYDVTSGVIKLDGRDIRDYQISGLRKKVGVVLQDTFLFSGSIMENIRYGRLEATDEEVIAAAKMASAHQYIKHLPEGYHTPITSGGYNLSQGQRQLLAIARAILADSDVLILDEATSSIDTTTEIEIQKGINQLTKGRTSFIIAHRLKTIENADRILVIHQGEIIESGTHQELLQKKGFYFNMYDSQFIHQ, encoded by the coding sequence ATGAATAAAGTCCGTGGTCCGAGAGGGTTAAGCGGACCGGTTGTAAAGGCAAAGGATTGGAAGGGAACGATAAAACGGATTTGGCTGTATATGGAGAAGCAAAAAACAGCGCTAATAGCATCAATTATATTTGTCATTGTCTCAACTTTATTGGGTCTTTTGGGCCCATATATGATTGGGGTTATTATTGATAAATATATTATTCCAAAGGATATTGCCGGAACGCTAAGATTTTTGGTTTTCCTTACAGCAGTCTATAGCGCGACTGCATTGTTTACTTGGCTGCAATCTTTTATGATGGTTCGGGTATCGATACAAACGATACGGAATTTGCGGCAGGATTTATTTAATAAGTTTCAAACCTTATCTTTACGATTTTTCGATAAACGAACACATGGCGATTTAATGAGCAGGGTCACGAATGATATAGATAGTTTGAATAGTGCCCTAAGTCAAAGTATCATACAAATCTTCTCATCGATATTGATGCTTATAGGTGTGGCGATTGCAATGTTTTCCCTTAATTGGGTGCTGGCCATTGTGGCACTTTTAATTATTCCATTAATCATTTTTACCACTAAAAAGTTGATTACCTACAGCAGCAGTCATTTTATTAAAAGGCAGCGAGATTTGGGTGAATTAAACGGATTTATTGAAGAAACAATCTCGGGTAACGAAGTGATAACGCTATTTGGAAAAGAAGGAAAAATGAATCAGCAATTTTCAGCAGTGAATGAACGTCTGCGTCAATCCGCTATGGATGCGGATACGGTATCTGGATATCTCGGACCTGTTAATAATTTTATTAATAATTTAGGACTTTGTTTGATTATTGCGATTGGAGCTCTCATGACAGTTCAGGAATTGGCTTCTGTTGGAATTATTGCGGCCTTTGTAACCTACTCTCGTCAATTCTTTAGGCCGATTGCACAGCTTTCTAATTTATTAAATATGTTCCAATCGGCAATAGCTGGTGCGGAGCGTGTATTTGAAATCATGGATGAGACGCCGGATTTAGTAGATAAGGAGAATGCAATCATTGTAGATTCATTTAAAGGCGAGGTTGAGTTTTCCCATGTCCATTTTGGTTATGAGCAAGAAGTGCCTATTTTGAAAAATATTGATTTTCGTGTCAAATCGGGTGAAAAGATTGCTCTTGTTGGTCCAACAGGATCAGGGAAGACAACGATTATTAATTTATTGATGAGGTTTTATGATGTGACCTCTGGTGTGATTAAACTGGATGGCCGGGATATTCGTGATTATCAAATAAGCGGGCTGCGGAAAAAAGTCGGAGTTGTGCTTCAAGATACATTCTTGTTTTCAGGAAGTATTATGGAAAATATTCGATATGGCCGTTTAGAGGCAACAGATGAGGAAGTCATAGCGGCAGCAAAAATGGCATCTGCACATCAATACATTAAACATTTGCCTGAAGGCTATCATACCCCTATTACGTCTGGTGGATATAATTTAAGTCAGGGGCAGCGTCAATTACTAGCTATCGCCAGGGCGATTTTGGCCGATTCAGACGTATTGATTCTAGATGAAGCGACCTCAAGTATTGATACAACAACCGAAATCGAAATTCAAAAGGGAATCAATCAGTTAACGAAAGGGCGAACCAGTTTTATCATTGCTCACCGCCTAAAGACCATCGAAAATGCTGATCGTATTTTAGTCATACATCAAGGAGAAATCATTGAATCAGGAACACATCAAGAGCTTTTACAGAAAAAGGGATTTTACTTCAATATGTATGATAGTCAGTTCATTCATCAATAA
- a CDS encoding peptide ABC transporter substrate-binding protein, whose product MKVKHWLLLLTFGLMLSVLAACSGNESKEPAGTDAKEEEKGEKVLNFLNPEAIPSMDPSLATDESSFIYLAATMEGLYRLDEKTQATPGIAKEHKVSVDGLTWTFTLREDAKWSNGDPVTAHDFVYSWQRAVDPATQSEYGPYMISGVIKNATAITKGEMAVDQLGVKAEGDYTLVVELENPTPYFETLTTFGTFLPMNKKFVEEKGDKFATSSENLLANGPYVMSNWSSTSDSWELVKNEDYWDAKTVKMDKLTFKVVKDPQTALNLYEEGTVDRMDLTSDLVDQYSTSEDYAVAADTFVYFLKFNQTKSEALANKNIRAALSRAFDKDALVGEILNNGSIAANGLVPRDFTPMPGSGEDFRKVSGDLVTYDLAEAKEFWAKGLAELGTDTVELEFLADDDQTTKNLVQYVANQLSTNLEGLKVTIKQVPKKQRLALDTAMDYQLQLSRWGPDFLDPYTFMNLWTTDSGNNWTGYSNPTYDKLVKDTASTLATDQEARYKNFLEAEKVLFEDAAIAPVYQASRAQLISPKVQGVFVNPFGATYEYKWADVGEE is encoded by the coding sequence ATGAAGGTCAAACATTGGTTATTGCTTTTAACATTTGGATTGATGCTTAGTGTACTAGCCGCATGTTCCGGAAATGAATCAAAGGAACCAGCAGGTACAGATGCGAAAGAGGAGGAAAAGGGAGAAAAGGTACTTAACTTTTTAAATCCTGAAGCCATTCCTTCAATGGACCCCTCTCTAGCAACAGATGAATCTTCTTTCATCTACTTAGCAGCAACAATGGAAGGTCTATACCGACTAGATGAAAAAACACAGGCTACACCAGGAATTGCAAAAGAACATAAAGTAAGTGTCGATGGTCTGACTTGGACCTTTACACTACGAGAGGATGCAAAATGGTCAAATGGTGACCCGGTAACAGCGCATGATTTCGTGTATTCATGGCAGCGTGCCGTTGATCCTGCGACACAATCTGAATACGGACCGTACATGATTAGTGGCGTTATTAAAAATGCTACTGCAATTACCAAAGGTGAAATGGCAGTGGATCAACTTGGCGTTAAAGCTGAAGGTGATTACACGCTTGTTGTTGAATTAGAAAATCCAACACCATACTTTGAAACACTAACAACCTTCGGAACATTCTTACCAATGAACAAAAAGTTTGTAGAAGAAAAAGGCGATAAATTTGCAACAAGTTCTGAAAACCTCTTAGCCAACGGACCATACGTTATGTCCAATTGGTCAAGCACAAGCGATTCATGGGAACTTGTGAAGAACGAAGATTATTGGGATGCAAAAACAGTGAAAATGGATAAATTAACGTTCAAAGTCGTTAAAGATCCACAAACTGCTCTAAATCTATATGAAGAAGGAACCGTTGATCGTATGGATTTAACATCCGATTTAGTAGACCAATATTCTACTAGTGAGGACTATGCGGTTGCAGCAGATACATTCGTTTACTTCTTAAAGTTTAATCAAACTAAATCAGAAGCATTAGCAAATAAAAATATCCGTGCTGCACTTAGCCGTGCATTTGACAAAGATGCATTAGTAGGAGAGATCTTAAACAATGGATCCATCGCAGCGAATGGATTGGTTCCAAGAGACTTCACGCCAATGCCAGGTTCAGGAGAGGATTTCCGTAAAGTAAGCGGTGACCTTGTGACATATGACCTTGCGGAAGCGAAGGAATTCTGGGCAAAAGGATTGGCAGAGTTAGGAACTGATACAGTTGAACTTGAGTTCTTAGCAGATGATGACCAGACAACAAAGAACCTTGTTCAATACGTTGCTAACCAGCTTTCAACGAATTTAGAAGGATTAAAGGTTACGATCAAACAAGTACCGAAAAAGCAGCGTCTCGCTTTAGACACAGCGATGGATTACCAGCTTCAGCTATCTCGTTGGGGCCCTGACTTCCTTGATCCATATACTTTCATGAACCTATGGACGACAGACAGTGGAAACAACTGGACAGGTTATTCCAACCCAACATATGACAAGCTAGTAAAAGATACCGCTTCAACACTTGCGACTGACCAAGAAGCACGTTATAAAAACTTCTTAGAAGCTGAAAAAGTGCTATTTGAAGATGCAGCCATTGCTCCTGTTTACCAGGCTTCTCGTGCACAATTGATTTCACCAAAAGTTCAAGGTGTATTTGTGAACCCATTCGGTGCAACATACGAATATAAATGGGCTGACGTAGGCGAAGAGTAA
- a CDS encoding DUF3899 domain-containing protein → MLKNKWKFLVINIILTCLFFLIFAADYNLLHFINSLFYLCFVYLIIVLFMYTSKGGFFDGVTFGFRRFKSIMFTRNGYLEEYLDKPLPSENFNASIYQSLKFQAISLLVLLILLLFLYYAF, encoded by the coding sequence ATGCTCAAGAATAAATGGAAGTTTTTAGTAATTAATATTATATTAACCTGTTTATTCTTTCTAATTTTTGCAGCCGACTATAATCTCCTGCACTTTATTAATTCGTTATTTTATCTTTGCTTTGTTTACCTGATTATTGTTTTATTTATGTATACCTCAAAAGGAGGCTTTTTTGACGGCGTTACATTTGGATTTAGAAGATTTAAAAGTATAATGTTTACGCGAAATGGTTATCTCGAAGAATATCTAGATAAGCCACTTCCTTCTGAAAACTTTAATGCTTCTATCTATCAAAGTCTTAAATTCCAAGCTATTTCGTTGCTCGTGCTGCTAATCCTTTTACTTTTCTTATACTATGCATTTTAA
- a CDS encoding Ger(x)C family spore germination protein: MRKILLIITCIIPIMLTGCWDQHYLVNRTLVNGISFDITEEGKIDASVRALNIQSKGGGQFDIYDELVSAVRPTTSGLALDVDSKIGGEIDASKAFVVIIGEDLAKKGIHPIIEVFYRNMGSYLSSKIVITKGKAKDILSLEKEKSPIAFEILRLLNGAEVDTVIPKETTFTVWKKMLDYGEDIILPYLEIVESNKVEVAGVALVDDDKYTGLTLSKEKSSILLSLMDQLSKMNRLALLLGPEKNAISFTTKDLSRNLEVLVNQDNKITCKINVKMNIDVVSYPQDFRKGLDIKKLNKEISDELTKQAKEVTNTLLEANCDALGIGRRISSFHPELWKKINWGEEYKNVQFEPNVKVNIIRTGNVF; the protein is encoded by the coding sequence TTGAGAAAAATACTCCTTATTATCACATGCATTATCCCTATCATGTTGACTGGCTGTTGGGACCAGCATTATCTAGTGAATCGAACGCTTGTGAACGGAATTAGTTTTGATATTACTGAAGAGGGAAAAATTGATGCATCAGTTAGAGCATTAAACATTCAAAGTAAAGGAGGAGGGCAATTTGATATATACGATGAACTAGTATCTGCTGTAAGACCAACAACTTCTGGTTTAGCATTAGATGTAGACAGTAAAATTGGGGGTGAAATAGATGCTAGTAAAGCGTTTGTGGTAATAATAGGTGAAGATCTAGCTAAAAAAGGGATTCACCCTATCATTGAGGTCTTTTATCGAAATATGGGTTCATATTTGTCTTCCAAAATTGTCATAACTAAAGGAAAAGCGAAAGATATTCTTTCTTTGGAAAAAGAAAAAAGCCCAATCGCATTTGAAATCTTGCGATTACTAAATGGAGCAGAAGTGGATACGGTCATACCGAAAGAAACAACATTTACAGTTTGGAAAAAAATGTTAGATTATGGTGAAGATATAATTTTACCTTACCTGGAAATAGTAGAGTCTAATAAAGTTGAAGTAGCTGGAGTGGCTCTAGTAGACGATGATAAATATACAGGTTTAACATTATCAAAAGAAAAAAGCAGTATACTATTGTCATTAATGGATCAATTAAGCAAGATGAACAGATTGGCTTTATTATTGGGCCCCGAAAAAAATGCCATTTCTTTTACAACTAAAGACTTGAGTCGAAATTTAGAGGTCCTTGTGAATCAGGATAATAAAATAACATGCAAAATTAATGTCAAAATGAATATTGACGTAGTAAGCTATCCTCAAGATTTTAGAAAAGGACTAGATATCAAAAAATTAAATAAAGAAATTTCTGATGAATTAACGAAACAAGCAAAGGAAGTAACCAACACTTTATTAGAAGCCAATTGTGATGCGTTGGGAATTGGAAGACGAATTTCAAGTTTTCACCCTGAATTATGGAAGAAAATCAATTGGGGAGAGGAATATAAAAACGTTCAATTTGAACCGAATGTAAAGGTAAACATCATAAGAACAGGGAATGTCTTTTAG
- a CDS encoding ABC transporter ATP-binding protein, whose product MKAMKKLLHYIGPYKFFAILGPLLMCIEVLMDLLQPTIMQKMIDTGIANQDNAYVIKLGLLMLLSAFIGLIGGAGSSIYAAKSAVHFATDIRRDVFKKIGNFSNQNTDSFGTGKLITIATSDVETLKQAVIMTLRMFIRGPLLFIGSVIIVWITARELFPVLLVSIPILMACIYFFSVKSGKLFLNVQKAMDQVNTKLQEMLAGIRVIKAFDRQDYEKYHFKSVNDLLMKRNMTAEQLILTMMPIMMFIVNLGIIAGLWMGVIKVNEGTLQVGVILAFINYLNIMINGLMSSSHVLMQIARSFSSAERINQVLETEIDIKEPNQPVSVSKLSGEVEFRNVNFSYSKNGKYVLQNISFKASAGQTIGIIGSTGSGKSTLVKLIPRLYDPDSGAILIDGVNIKDFSLEKLRTEIGFVPQKATLFSGTIEDNLRFGKEEATITDLNQAAQSAVASEFIDRFDDKFEHSLMQGATNLSGGQRQRLAMARAFIRDGSILILDDSTSAIDALSEAAIQQVLKQANSHTTVFIISSKISSIKDADQILVMKDGEIEAQGTHDELLKNSKVYCDIYTSQSGLEVEYG is encoded by the coding sequence ATGAAAGCCATGAAAAAATTACTACACTATATTGGACCATACAAGTTTTTTGCCATTTTAGGACCACTTCTAATGTGTATAGAAGTGCTGATGGATCTGCTGCAGCCAACAATTATGCAGAAGATGATTGATACAGGCATTGCCAATCAAGATAATGCGTATGTTATAAAACTTGGTCTTCTAATGCTGCTTAGTGCGTTTATCGGTCTAATTGGCGGGGCGGGGAGTTCTATTTATGCTGCAAAATCCGCTGTCCATTTTGCTACTGATATTCGCCGTGATGTGTTTAAAAAAATAGGAAATTTTTCAAATCAAAATACAGATTCATTCGGTACTGGCAAACTAATTACCATAGCGACAAGTGATGTGGAGACACTAAAACAGGCAGTTATAATGACATTACGTATGTTTATACGGGGACCTTTGTTGTTTATCGGATCTGTTATCATCGTTTGGATTACTGCCCGAGAACTATTTCCAGTGCTGCTTGTATCCATACCTATTCTGATGGCTTGTATCTATTTCTTTTCAGTAAAGTCAGGGAAGCTTTTCTTGAACGTGCAAAAAGCCATGGATCAGGTGAACACAAAGCTTCAAGAAATGTTAGCGGGTATTCGAGTAATCAAGGCATTTGACCGCCAAGATTATGAAAAGTACCATTTTAAAAGTGTCAATGATTTATTAATGAAACGTAATATGACCGCTGAACAGCTTATTTTAACCATGATGCCGATTATGATGTTCATTGTTAATCTAGGAATCATTGCTGGACTCTGGATGGGGGTAATAAAGGTAAATGAAGGTACCCTCCAGGTTGGGGTTATTTTAGCCTTTATTAACTACTTAAACATTATGATAAATGGATTAATGAGCAGCAGTCATGTGTTAATGCAGATTGCCCGTTCTTTTTCCTCCGCTGAGCGAATTAATCAGGTTCTTGAAACAGAAATTGATATTAAGGAACCTAATCAACCGGTTTCGGTCTCTAAACTAAGTGGAGAAGTTGAATTTAGGAATGTGAACTTCAGCTATAGTAAAAATGGGAAATATGTCCTTCAAAACATTTCATTTAAAGCAAGTGCTGGTCAAACCATTGGGATTATTGGTTCAACGGGAAGCGGGAAATCAACCCTAGTTAAACTGATTCCGCGTCTATATGATCCTGATTCTGGAGCTATTCTTATTGATGGGGTAAACATCAAGGATTTTTCGCTGGAAAAACTCCGTACAGAAATCGGGTTTGTTCCACAAAAGGCGACTTTATTTTCAGGCACCATTGAGGACAATTTACGATTTGGAAAAGAAGAAGCAACCATTACTGACTTAAATCAAGCGGCCCAATCAGCGGTTGCCAGTGAATTTATCGATAGGTTTGATGATAAATTTGAACATTCACTTATGCAAGGAGCAACAAATCTGTCAGGAGGTCAAAGACAGCGATTAGCGATGGCGCGTGCCTTTATTCGCGATGGCAGTATTCTGATTCTCGATGATTCTACTTCTGCCATTGATGCTTTATCAGAGGCAGCGATACAACAGGTATTAAAACAAGCTAATTCCCATACGACGGTGTTTATTATTTCATCAAAGATTTCCTCCATTAAGGATGCGGACCAAATCCTTGTGATGAAGGATGGGGAAATTGAAGCCCAAGGTACACACGATGAATTACTGAAAAATAGTAAAGTTTATTGTGATATATATACTTCACAGAGTGGATTGGAGGTTGAATATGGATGA
- a CDS encoding peptidoglycan recognition family protein has translation MRKKLVLIVGVILSLLFLPIAPVHATEIQGQHILMTREEFKDWLSNTQVNREIRLIQQHHTWLPSYKHFNGSNHFRMLMGMENHHKKTMGWSNIAQNITTFPDGKVAVSRPLNVIPEGTIGPNANSVGIAIEHVGNFDIGQDVMTKEQRETIIYINALLCIKFGLVPSIDSITYHHWWHLKTKERVLDATASYNVKSCPGTGFFGGNSTNSAKTNFYPLITDKMEEIVETGQ, from the coding sequence ATGAGAAAAAAACTTGTACTTATTGTTGGAGTCATTTTAAGTTTACTTTTCCTGCCTATAGCTCCTGTTCATGCAACTGAAATCCAAGGACAGCATATCCTAATGACGAGAGAGGAATTCAAGGATTGGTTATCAAACACACAAGTTAACCGAGAAATACGGTTAATCCAACAGCATCATACCTGGTTACCTTCCTATAAGCACTTTAATGGTTCTAATCATTTTCGCATGTTGATGGGTATGGAGAATCATCATAAAAAAACGATGGGCTGGAGTAACATAGCTCAAAACATCACCACCTTTCCAGATGGAAAAGTAGCAGTATCTAGACCCCTTAACGTTATTCCCGAAGGAACAATTGGTCCAAATGCTAATTCTGTTGGGATTGCGATTGAGCATGTTGGAAACTTTGATATTGGGCAGGATGTAATGACTAAGGAACAAAGGGAAACAATTATTTACATTAATGCTTTGCTTTGTATAAAGTTTGGGCTTGTCCCTTCTATTGACAGTATTACTTATCACCATTGGTGGCACTTAAAAACCAAAGAAAGAGTCTTAGATGCCACAGCTAGTTACAATGTTAAATCATGCCCTGGAACTGGTTTTTTTGGTGGTAATTCTACAAATAGTGCTAAGACCAACTTCTATCCCCTCATCACAGATAAGATGGAGGAAATAGTAGAAACTGGGCAATAA